The following are from one region of the Pseudodesulfovibrio piezophilus C1TLV30 genome:
- a CDS encoding carboxyl transferase domain-containing protein: MNIDKKLSELLQRVNYTLEILGNKSRPELDAFVTEIGAFPEKHLQSNDATTIKAVESLERRLSTIESAIDSQLTAMDKVRIVRHPQRCCLKDILENVYDNYTEIGGMDEHSIDPGMLIARAYITRRKGKKIINQPVMVVGQEKGHGQEFRNGGSIKPWGNSKALKYMKVAAREQIPIHAYVNTPGSYPVEDFPGAAQQIAENIYEMAGLPVPIIAIFSEGGSGGAEAIGMADKRLMLSHGYYSVISPEGAAAIEGRIKGSERAPIELIESCAIAQQITAQDNLKNGYIDEIIEEPALGARIDHFDFYKRVREQVVRATDEVTLSVRGMSLFRAVAMRHFYKHADIIVRWSMSDKGRQRLINRRFKKYRKLALHAYQDNRSMLEKLNATSSGIVSSTTSAILYEIVKPFKQRIARIVEEATDEIHVITGKIDSIYHSGLKKLGIKSNGDKQKELELTGLSKAVKDDVVIERGSGYVSPQAQMDREITCPHAEKRGCLDIWARDLFTDFDGVCPHCGYNFPMEYQWYLHNVFDAGSIREFNHDIASGNPTGFPHFEKRIEAAKNKTQLESSCLTFNASLEGIHLTCATLIANFRGGSVGAAEGEKFIRALELAQTKHQPFLAYVHGTAGIRIQEGVNGLIQMPRCTMAVRQYIEAGGLYVVLYDTNSYAGPVASFLGCSPYQYAVRSSRLGFAGPGVIKETTGIEIPPDYHNCFKALSRGHIQGVWSRKDIRKNIQHVFRTIGGRNLYYR, from the coding sequence ATGAATATAGATAAAAAACTTTCCGAATTACTACAGCGTGTCAACTATACTCTAGAGATTCTTGGCAACAAGTCTCGACCGGAACTGGATGCTTTTGTCACTGAAATAGGAGCATTCCCAGAAAAGCACCTGCAGTCCAACGACGCAACAACCATTAAAGCAGTCGAATCTCTTGAAAGACGGCTTTCCACCATAGAGTCCGCCATTGATTCCCAACTGACGGCGATGGATAAAGTACGCATAGTACGCCATCCGCAACGGTGCTGCCTCAAAGATATTCTTGAAAACGTATATGATAATTACACGGAAATCGGAGGAATGGATGAACACTCCATTGATCCCGGTATGCTTATTGCCCGAGCCTATATCACTCGTCGCAAAGGCAAAAAAATTATCAACCAACCAGTCATGGTGGTCGGGCAGGAAAAAGGCCATGGCCAGGAATTTCGCAACGGCGGCTCAATCAAACCATGGGGAAACAGCAAGGCTCTCAAGTACATGAAAGTCGCTGCTCGTGAGCAGATCCCCATTCATGCCTATGTCAACACCCCTGGTTCGTATCCAGTTGAAGACTTCCCTGGTGCCGCTCAGCAAATAGCTGAGAACATTTATGAGATGGCGGGCCTGCCGGTCCCCATTATCGCCATATTTTCCGAGGGCGGATCAGGTGGAGCTGAAGCCATCGGCATGGCTGACAAACGACTCATGCTCTCCCATGGCTACTACTCCGTCATATCCCCGGAAGGAGCTGCAGCTATCGAAGGCCGAATCAAAGGCTCCGAACGTGCTCCGATTGAATTGATTGAATCATGTGCCATCGCTCAACAAATCACTGCTCAGGACAATCTTAAAAACGGTTATATCGATGAGATCATTGAGGAACCAGCCCTAGGTGCTCGAATAGACCATTTTGATTTCTATAAGCGTGTTCGCGAGCAAGTTGTCCGCGCTACAGATGAAGTGACTCTTTCTGTTCGCGGCATGAGCTTGTTCCGCGCAGTTGCCATGCGACATTTCTATAAGCATGCTGATATTATTGTACGCTGGTCCATGAGTGACAAAGGTCGTCAGCGTCTAATCAATCGACGATTCAAAAAATATCGCAAGCTCGCCTTGCACGCCTATCAGGATAACCGGTCCATGCTGGAAAAACTCAATGCCACAAGCAGTGGGATCGTCTCCAGCACAACATCGGCAATTCTTTATGAAATAGTCAAACCCTTCAAACAACGTATTGCCCGTATTGTTGAAGAAGCGACTGATGAAATCCATGTTATTACGGGAAAGATTGACTCAATCTATCATTCCGGACTCAAGAAACTCGGAATCAAGTCCAATGGAGACAAACAGAAAGAACTTGAGTTGACCGGCTTGTCAAAAGCAGTAAAAGACGATGTCGTTATAGAAAGAGGCAGTGGGTATGTTAGCCCACAAGCCCAAATGGATAGAGAAATCACTTGCCCTCATGCCGAGAAACGAGGCTGTTTGGATATTTGGGCCAGAGATCTTTTCACTGATTTTGACGGGGTGTGCCCCCACTGCGGCTACAACTTCCCAATGGAGTACCAATGGTATCTCCATAATGTGTTTGATGCTGGATCAATTCGGGAATTCAACCATGACATCGCCTCAGGTAACCCCACCGGCTTTCCTCACTTCGAGAAAAGAATCGAAGCTGCCAAGAACAAGACACAGCTTGAAAGCAGTTGTCTCACGTTCAATGCGAGTTTGGAGGGCATTCACCTGACCTGTGCAACCTTGATAGCCAATTTCCGAGGTGGGTCTGTCGGTGCAGCGGAAGGTGAAAAATTCATCCGTGCTCTTGAGTTGGCACAAACAAAACATCAACCATTTCTTGCCTACGTCCATGGAACCGCAGGTATACGGATTCAAGAAGGCGTCAATGGTTTGATCCAGATGCCACGCTGTACGATGGCTGTCAGACAATACATCGAAGCCGGCGGCCTGTATGTTGTTCTTTATGACACCAATTCCTACGCAGGCCCTGTCGCCTCTTTCCTGGGCTGCTCTCCATACCAGTATGCAGTGCGATCTTCGCGTCTCGGATTTGCAGGCCCTGGCGTCATAAAGGAAACAACCGGGATAGAGATTCCCCCAGACTATCACAATTGTTTCAAGGCTCTTTCTCGCGGCCACATACAAGGTGTCTGGAGCCGTAAGGATATTCGCAAGAACATTCAGCATGTCTTCCGAACCATTGGTGGAAGAAATCTGTATTACAGATAA
- a CDS encoding biotin carboxylase N-terminal domain-containing protein: MSIKDHKILIANRGEIAVRIMEACAELGLAFVALYTQEDKDSGHIDVARKLGGEKSLYKIQNYLDAGDILSVADESGATAIHPGYGFFSENYRFARRVTERDRSMIFIGPSWDVIRDLGDKINTKRLARKLGVPTVPGSDRAIYDELEAESIAESLFEFQVKMGIKRPVVLVKASAGGGGMGIDECEDMARFRQTYRRIRNYSLRTFNDEGVLIEQRVFNFNHLEVQIASDRTGTNPVHFGTRNCSVQSPGLQKRIEVAPGFSPQDIHYTFDAQKLMDDITGYSLSIAKEIKYDNVGTWEWIVTPNGEPFLMEVNTRIQVENGVSADIASVKGDKNVNLIREQIRIGLGEELGYTQKDVTFGGVSIEYRIIAEDTENGFSPWVGKIEKVAWTKQDWLSVHTHVPLDRPYQIPTEYDPNLALAIIWGKDITEAKQRGLDFLQDLALTGVDTSGGTMKANIPFLMQKTENLLEF; the protein is encoded by the coding sequence GTGAGCATAAAAGATCATAAAATACTTATAGCCAACAGAGGCGAAATAGCCGTCAGAATAATGGAAGCCTGCGCCGAATTAGGACTGGCCTTTGTTGCTCTATACACTCAAGAAGACAAAGATTCCGGTCATATCGATGTGGCCCGAAAACTCGGCGGAGAAAAATCTCTCTACAAAATCCAGAATTATCTTGATGCAGGTGATATTCTCTCCGTTGCTGACGAATCCGGTGCAACTGCCATCCATCCGGGCTATGGGTTTTTCTCGGAAAACTATCGTTTTGCGCGACGAGTAACCGAACGGGACCGATCCATGATCTTTATTGGCCCCTCCTGGGATGTTATTCGAGATCTTGGAGACAAAATCAACACTAAACGACTTGCACGTAAACTGGGTGTCCCCACAGTTCCCGGTTCAGACCGCGCCATCTATGATGAGCTGGAAGCCGAATCAATCGCGGAAAGTCTCTTTGAATTTCAAGTCAAAATGGGCATCAAGAGGCCAGTTGTTCTCGTCAAGGCTTCGGCTGGCGGAGGAGGAATGGGAATCGATGAATGTGAAGATATGGCTCGTTTTCGCCAAACCTATCGCCGCATTCGAAACTATTCACTCCGCACATTTAACGATGAAGGTGTCCTCATTGAACAGCGTGTCTTTAACTTCAACCACTTGGAAGTGCAGATAGCATCCGACCGCACGGGGACCAATCCTGTTCACTTCGGAACTCGTAACTGCTCAGTTCAAAGCCCCGGCCTCCAGAAACGCATTGAGGTCGCCCCTGGATTCAGCCCCCAAGACATCCACTATACGTTTGATGCACAAAAGCTCATGGATGATATAACAGGGTATTCCCTGTCCATTGCCAAAGAGATCAAATATGACAACGTCGGGACATGGGAATGGATTGTAACACCCAACGGTGAGCCTTTTCTCATGGAAGTTAATACCCGAATCCAAGTTGAAAATGGTGTCTCGGCTGATATTGCCTCTGTCAAAGGAGATAAGAATGTCAACCTTATCAGGGAACAGATTCGAATTGGGCTTGGCGAAGAACTGGGATATACACAAAAAGATGTCACTTTTGGCGGTGTCAGTATTGAGTATCGCATCATCGCTGAAGACACTGAAAATGGTTTTTCTCCCTGGGTAGGCAAAATAGAAAAAGTCGCTTGGACAAAACAGGACTGGCTTTCTGTGCATACCCATGTGCCACTGGACAGACCGTATCAAATTCCAACCGAATATGATCCCAACCTCGCTCTCGCCATTATTTGGGGAAAAGATATCACAGAAGCCAAACAACGAGGGCTTGACTTCCTTCAAGACCTAGCTCTCACTGGTGTTGATACAAGTGGTGGTACCATGAAAGCAAATATCCCATTCCTCATGCAAAAGACCGAAAACCTTCTTGAATTTTAA
- a CDS encoding peptidylprolyl isomerase produces MENPMVLLETPEGEILIELFPDKAPKTVENFLQYVDDKFYDGTLFHRVIKGFMIQTGGLNFSMQEKETRAAIINEATNGLKNLAGTVAMGRTADPHSAAAQFYINVVDNVDLDHTAEDDENFGYCVFGEVIDGMDVAMKINKVKTKTYQGYDDVPVDPISVISARRFE; encoded by the coding sequence ATGGAAAATCCTATGGTTCTTCTGGAAACGCCTGAAGGAGAAATCCTTATTGAATTGTTTCCCGATAAAGCACCGAAGACCGTTGAAAATTTTTTGCAGTATGTTGATGACAAATTCTATGATGGCACCCTGTTTCATAGAGTTATCAAGGGGTTCATGATTCAGACCGGTGGTCTGAACTTTTCTATGCAGGAAAAAGAAACGCGCGCAGCTATAATTAATGAAGCGACGAATGGTTTGAAGAATCTTGCAGGAACTGTTGCCATGGGGCGAACTGCCGATCCGCATAGTGCGGCTGCTCAGTTTTATATCAATGTTGTTGATAATGTTGATCTCGATCATACAGCTGAAGATGACGAGAATTTTGGGTATTGTGTTTTTGGTGAAGTCATAGATGGAATGGATGTCGCTATGAAGATTAACAAGGTAAAAACAAAGACCTACCAGGGGTACGATGATGTTCCTGTTGATCCTATTTCAGTTATCTCAGCGCGACGATTTGAGTAA
- the xerC gene encoding tyrosine recombinase XerC — protein MSSINDKRSDYGEFVRGFLGYLSIERGYSDATLRSYGTDLEQFENFLGRSKRTLEKPSGIRKEHVRAYLAEMHRRALSKTSIGRKLSSLRAYFKYLVKHKVVSVDPLAGIRNPKQEQRHAHALNVDQAIALMEVSIDPDPEGLRDMALAELLYGAGLRISEALGLNLFDVDNDVLRVTGKGAKERIVPLGDKAAKRIQHYIEHRHAFLKGDYSEQALFIGVRTGKRLNRRQANRVIARLSKIARLPKDVHPHMLRHSFATHMLEAGADLRSVQELLGHEHLTTTQRYTHLDMQHIMQVYDQAHPRAGDKPTNTEEET, from the coding sequence ATGTCTTCGATCAACGACAAGCGTAGTGATTATGGAGAATTCGTACGTGGTTTTCTCGGCTATCTTTCGATAGAACGAGGATACTCTGATGCCACCCTTAGGTCATATGGGACTGATCTGGAGCAATTCGAAAATTTTTTGGGGAGAAGTAAGCGGACCCTGGAAAAGCCTTCTGGGATAAGGAAAGAGCATGTTCGTGCCTATCTGGCAGAAATGCACAGACGGGCCTTGTCAAAGACATCTATTGGAAGAAAGCTTTCAAGCTTACGTGCTTATTTCAAATATCTGGTGAAACACAAAGTCGTTTCCGTGGACCCACTTGCGGGCATTCGTAATCCCAAGCAGGAACAGCGCCATGCGCACGCTTTGAACGTGGATCAAGCAATTGCATTGATGGAAGTCTCTATCGATCCGGACCCTGAAGGCCTTCGTGATATGGCCCTTGCCGAGTTGTTGTATGGAGCGGGCCTTCGCATCAGTGAGGCTCTTGGGCTGAATTTATTTGATGTAGATAACGATGTTCTTCGCGTAACAGGGAAGGGAGCTAAAGAACGCATTGTGCCTTTGGGGGATAAGGCGGCAAAGCGAATCCAGCATTATATCGAACATAGACATGCTTTCCTTAAAGGCGATTATTCCGAACAAGCTCTTTTTATTGGTGTCAGAACAGGGAAACGTCTTAATCGTCGTCAGGCAAACAGAGTTATTGCTAGACTCAGCAAGATTGCTAGGCTTCCTAAGGATGTCCATCCCCACATGTTACGTCACAGTTTTGCCACTCATATGCTTGAAGCCGGAGCAGATCTTCGCAGTGTTCAGGAATTACTCGGCCACGAGCATCTGACGACAACGCAACGATATACGCATCTGGACATGCAACATATCATGCAGGTATACGACCAAGCGCATCCTCGGGCTGGAGACAAGCCCACCAATACAGAGGAAGAGACTTAA
- a CDS encoding rhodanese-like domain-containing protein produces the protein MKKLTLAALFLMLLPVLAWAHDYNFISQEAMKAKLDKNEAVNIVDICPIDQFAKGHLPGSVETNAYPVKTEEDRNKLQAILPDLSSSTDGIVIICPAGRGGAKRTYEYYKSQGIDESRLFILENGMNGWPYQTESK, from the coding sequence ATGAAAAAATTGACACTCGCCGCGCTCTTTCTCATGCTCTTGCCAGTTTTGGCATGGGCCCATGATTACAACTTTATTAGCCAGGAAGCGATGAAAGCCAAATTGGACAAAAATGAAGCAGTTAACATTGTTGACATCTGCCCCATTGACCAGTTTGCTAAAGGCCATCTTCCCGGATCTGTTGAGACAAATGCCTATCCTGTCAAAACAGAGGAAGATCGGAATAAGCTGCAAGCGATTCTTCCTGACCTCAGCTCATCAACTGATGGTATAGTCATTATCTGCCCTGCCGGACGAGGTGGAGCCAAACGCACATACGAATACTACAAATCTCAGGGTATTGATGAAAGCCGCCTTTTCATTCTTGAAAATGGAATGAACGGTTGGCCCTATCAAACAGAAAGTAAATAA